From the Theobroma cacao cultivar B97-61/B2 chromosome 2, Criollo_cocoa_genome_V2, whole genome shotgun sequence genome, one window contains:
- the LOC108660752 gene encoding uncharacterized protein LOC108660752 has translation MSAHRGTVAVVTGSRGVSGHDTRCIITDNGKQFAIEKLCAQFNFKQHNSSMYHAPANGLVKAFNKTLCNLLKKVANRAKKDWPEKIRKTLWAYRTTFYTPTQATPHLLVYGVEAILPLERQIPSLRIVIQEGLSNEDNVHLHLEELEALNEKRLEAQQRLECNQARLSKALNKKVKPRSFQVGDLVFAVRRPINTTHRMGNKFLSKLDGP, from the coding sequence ATGAGTGCCCATCGAGGCACTgtggcggttgtcacaggctcgaggggagtttcgggtcatgacacaCGATGTATCATAACAGATAATGGAAAACAATTCGCAATCGAGAAGTTATGTGCACAGTTTAACTTCAAGCAACATAATTCTTCCATGTACCATGCACCAGCAAATGGTTTAGTAAAAGCTTTCAACAAGACTTTGTGTAATCTTCTCAAGAAAGTTGCTAATCGCGCAAAGAAAGATTGGCCagagaaaataaggaaaactTTATGGGCTTATCGTACGACATTTTATACACCTACTCAAGCTACTCCACACTTGCTTGTTTATGGTGTAGAAGCTATTCTCCCACTAGAGCGTCAAATTCCATCATTGAGAATTGTCATTCAAGAAGGCCTTTCGAATGAAGATAATGTTCACCTACACCTTGAAGAACTTGAAgcattaaatgaaaaaaggtTGGAAGCACAACAACGCTTAGAATGTAATCAAGCCCGATTGTCCAAAGCTTTAAACAAGAAAGTTAAACCACGATCATTCCAAGTGGGAGACTTAGTTTTTGCTGTGAGAAGACCCATAAACACTACACATCGTATGGGTAACAAGTTCCTCTCAAAATTGGATGGACCATAA